A stretch of Microbacterium sp. LWH3-1.2 DNA encodes these proteins:
- the whiA gene encoding DNA-binding protein WhiA — translation MSLTADVKAELITVRDPRPTARVAELTSLLRFSGGLHSIANRVAVEAELDSDILARRTARDLVELYGVRPELVHVQGSGARTGSHYAVRVIEGGETLARQTGLLDQRRRPVRGLPNKLTTGSRGDLAAIWRGAFLAAGTLSDPGRSAALEITCPSSEAAMALVGAAHRLGIAGKAREVRGIPRVVVREGEAIRAALAAMGAVRAAGQWDQMRQRREVRAGVNRLVNFDDANLRRSAQAAVAACARVERALEILGDEVPDHLRQAGDLRLAHRDASLDELGHHADPPLTKDAVAGRIRRLLAMADKKAEAEGLPGTESAVPAGIED, via the coding sequence GTGTCGCTGACCGCTGACGTGAAGGCCGAGCTGATCACCGTGCGAGACCCGCGCCCTACGGCGCGGGTGGCCGAGCTCACGTCGCTGCTGCGATTCTCGGGAGGTCTGCACTCGATCGCCAACCGCGTCGCGGTCGAGGCCGAGCTGGACTCCGACATCCTCGCGCGCCGCACCGCCCGCGACCTCGTCGAGCTCTACGGCGTTCGGCCCGAGCTCGTCCACGTACAGGGCTCCGGAGCCCGCACGGGCAGCCACTACGCCGTCCGCGTGATCGAGGGCGGCGAGACGCTCGCGCGGCAGACCGGGCTCCTCGACCAGCGCCGCCGCCCTGTCCGCGGCCTCCCCAACAAGCTCACCACGGGCTCGCGCGGCGACCTCGCCGCCATCTGGCGCGGCGCGTTCCTCGCCGCCGGCACGCTCAGCGACCCGGGTCGCTCGGCCGCGCTCGAGATCACCTGCCCCTCGTCCGAGGCCGCGATGGCGCTCGTCGGCGCTGCGCACCGCCTCGGCATCGCCGGCAAGGCGCGCGAAGTGCGCGGCATCCCGCGCGTCGTCGTGCGCGAGGGCGAGGCGATCCGCGCGGCCCTCGCCGCGATGGGCGCCGTCCGCGCCGCCGGCCAGTGGGACCAGATGCGTCAGCGCCGCGAGGTGCGCGCCGGCGTCAACCGCCTCGTGAACTTCGACGACGCCAACCTCCGCCGCTCGGCGCAGGCCGCCGTCGCCGCGTGCGCGCGCGTGGAGCGCGCGCTGGAGATCCTGGGTGACGAGGTGCCCGACCATCTCCGTCAGGCGGGCGACCTTCGCCTTGCACACCGTGACGCGAGCCTGGACGAGCTCGGCCACCACGCCGACCCGCCCCTCACCAAGGACGCCGTCGCCGGCCGCATCCGCCGCCTCCTCGCGATGGCCGACAAGAAGGCCGAGGCGGAGGGGCTGCCCGGTACCGAATCGGCCGTTCCCGCCGGTATCGAGGACTGA
- the uvrC gene encoding excinuclease ABC subunit UvrC encodes MARPAPTVPYKPKPGEIPTNPGVYRFRDRDGRVLYVGKAKNLRARLSNYFAPLHTLHERTRRMVTTAASVEWTVVATDVDSLQLEYQWIKEFDPPFNVRYKDDKSYPFMAITLADEAPRVIVTRNRRIPGAKYFGPYPKVWAVHDTIDLMIRVFPIRTCSDSSYKKAMATGRPCFPGQIGRCGGPCSMKVTIEEHRAIVDDFIAFMSGGDQRFTKELTARMREASAAMDYEAAAVYRDRLQSIDAVLNRSALVLASDTDADLFGIAEDELAATVQHFVIRGGRVRGVRATTIEKELDITGGELVDQVLQRTYGNAVGADIPKQVLVPAMPDDAADLEEWLRGRRGKAVTIQIAQRGRKADLMRTATLNAQQALMLHKTRRTSDYVARSQALTDLQEALDLAEAPLRIECFDVSHLSGTNVVASMVVFEDGLPRKDQYRSFGVAETTDDTDSLYQVLTRRLAYLDRPEENEPDAAPDPTAEGEVVTERRRPRFAYRPQLLVVDGGKPQVEAAARALRDAGHEEIALCGIAKRLEEVWLPGEEYPVILPRTSEALYLLQRLRDEAHRFAITHQRKRRRRDIQSVLAEVPGLGDARIKALLRHFGSVSALRKATPEEIAQLPGVGPKLASAIHAHLAEPAALADAP; translated from the coding sequence ATGGCGCGCCCCGCTCCCACCGTCCCGTACAAGCCGAAGCCGGGAGAGATCCCGACGAATCCCGGGGTCTACCGGTTCCGCGACCGGGACGGGCGCGTGCTCTACGTCGGCAAGGCGAAGAACCTCCGCGCGCGCCTGTCGAACTACTTCGCGCCGCTGCACACGCTCCACGAGCGCACGCGACGCATGGTGACGACCGCGGCGTCGGTGGAATGGACGGTCGTCGCGACCGACGTCGACTCGCTGCAGCTCGAGTACCAGTGGATCAAGGAGTTCGATCCGCCCTTCAACGTCCGCTACAAGGACGACAAGTCGTACCCGTTCATGGCGATCACCCTCGCCGACGAGGCGCCGCGCGTCATCGTGACGCGCAACCGCCGCATCCCGGGAGCGAAGTACTTCGGTCCGTATCCGAAGGTGTGGGCGGTGCACGACACGATCGATCTGATGATCAGGGTGTTCCCGATCCGCACGTGCAGCGATTCGTCGTACAAGAAGGCGATGGCGACGGGAAGGCCGTGCTTTCCCGGGCAGATCGGACGGTGCGGCGGGCCGTGCTCGATGAAGGTCACCATCGAGGAGCACCGCGCGATCGTCGACGACTTCATCGCCTTCATGTCCGGCGGCGACCAGCGCTTCACGAAGGAGCTCACCGCGCGCATGCGCGAGGCCTCGGCCGCGATGGACTACGAGGCCGCCGCCGTCTACCGCGACCGGCTGCAGTCGATCGACGCCGTGCTGAATCGCAGCGCGCTCGTGCTCGCGTCCGACACCGACGCCGACCTCTTCGGCATCGCCGAAGACGAACTGGCCGCCACGGTGCAGCACTTCGTGATACGCGGCGGCCGCGTGCGAGGCGTGCGTGCGACGACGATCGAGAAGGAGCTCGACATCACCGGCGGCGAACTCGTCGACCAGGTCCTGCAGCGCACCTATGGCAACGCCGTGGGCGCCGACATCCCGAAGCAGGTGCTGGTGCCGGCCATGCCCGACGATGCCGCCGACCTCGAGGAATGGCTGCGCGGGCGCCGTGGCAAGGCCGTGACGATCCAGATCGCGCAACGCGGCCGGAAGGCCGACCTCATGCGCACCGCGACGCTCAACGCGCAGCAGGCGCTGATGCTCCACAAGACCCGGCGCACCAGCGACTACGTCGCGCGCAGCCAGGCGCTCACCGACCTCCAGGAGGCCCTCGACCTCGCCGAGGCGCCGCTGCGCATCGAGTGCTTCGATGTGTCGCACCTGAGCGGTACGAACGTCGTGGCATCGATGGTCGTCTTCGAGGACGGACTTCCCCGCAAAGACCAGTACCGTTCGTTCGGCGTCGCCGAGACCACCGACGACACCGACTCGCTGTACCAGGTGCTCACGCGCCGGCTCGCGTACCTCGACCGTCCGGAGGAGAACGAGCCGGATGCCGCCCCGGACCCCACCGCGGAGGGCGAAGTGGTGACCGAGCGCCGCCGCCCGCGCTTCGCCTACCGGCCGCAGCTGCTGGTCGTCGACGGCGGCAAACCTCAGGTCGAGGCCGCGGCGCGGGCCTTGCGCGACGCCGGGCACGAGGAGATCGCACTGTGCGGCATCGCCAAGCGGCTCGAGGAGGTATGGCTGCCGGGGGAGGAGTACCCGGTCATCCTGCCCCGCACCTCGGAGGCGCTGTATCTGCTGCAGCGGCTTCGCGACGAGGCCCACCGGTTCGCGATCACTCACCAGCGCAAGCGCCGCCGCCGCGACATCCAGAGCGTGCTGGCCGAAGTGCCGGGCCTGGGCGACGCCCGGATCAAGGCGCTGCTGCGGCACTTCGGCTCGGTGTCGGCGCTGAGGAAGGCGACGCCGGAGGAGATCGCACAGCTTCCCGGGGTCGGGCCGAAGCTCGCGTCGGCGATTCATGCACACCTCGCCGAGCCCGCCGCCCTCGCCGACGCGCCGTAG
- a CDS encoding superoxide dismutase, whose amino-acid sequence MAKYTLPDLPYDYAALEPHISGKIMELHHSKHHQAYVTGANTALEQLAEARESGNLANVNKLEKDLAFHLGGHVNHSIFWTNLSPEGGGEPEGELRAAIDEFFGGFDKFQAHFTAAANGIQGSGWAVLSWDPIGEQLIIQQLFDQQGNTAQGTIPIFQLDMWEHAFYLDYLNVKADYVKAVWNIANWQNVAQRLDAARQKTSGLLVLS is encoded by the coding sequence ATGGCGAAGTACACCTTGCCCGACCTCCCTTACGACTACGCCGCCCTCGAGCCGCACATCAGCGGCAAGATCATGGAGCTGCATCACAGCAAGCACCACCAGGCGTACGTGACCGGCGCGAACACCGCGCTGGAGCAACTGGCGGAGGCGCGCGAGTCCGGCAACCTGGCGAACGTGAACAAGCTCGAGAAGGACCTCGCGTTCCACCTCGGCGGTCACGTCAACCACTCGATCTTCTGGACCAACCTCTCGCCCGAGGGCGGCGGCGAGCCCGAGGGCGAGCTGCGCGCGGCCATCGACGAGTTCTTCGGCGGCTTCGACAAGTTCCAGGCGCACTTCACCGCCGCCGCCAACGGGATCCAGGGCTCGGGCTGGGCCGTGCTCAGCTGGGACCCGATCGGCGAGCAGCTCATCATCCAGCAGCTGTTCGACCAGCAGGGCAACACCGCGCAGGGCACGATCCCGATCTTCCAGCTCGACATGTGGGAGCACGCCTTCTACCTCGACTATCTCAACGTCAAGGCCGACTACGTCAAGGCGGTCTGGAACATCGCGAACTGGCAGAACGTGGCCCAGCGCCTCGACGCCGCCCGTCAGAAGACCTCGGGCCTGCTGGTACTGTCCTAG
- the tpiA gene encoding triose-phosphate isomerase — protein MAVAGRTPLIAGNWKMNLDHLQAVAFVQKLHWTLKDAKHEDGSVEVAVFPPFTDLRTVQTLLDADKIPFALGAQDLSAHDSGAYTGEISGAFLAKLDAKYVIIGHSERRQYHDETDEVVGSKVKAALKHGLVPVICVGETSEDLEKFGASAVPVSQLSVALEGLKADADIVVAYEPVWAIGSGQAATPEQAQDVCAKLREVIGEKLGADAGARTRVLYGGSVKAANIASFMREPDVDGALVGGASLVVDEFAAIIRYQKHVGV, from the coding sequence ATGGCAGTAGCAGGCCGCACCCCGCTCATCGCGGGCAACTGGAAGATGAACCTCGACCACCTTCAGGCGGTCGCGTTCGTGCAGAAGCTGCACTGGACCCTCAAGGACGCCAAACACGAGGACGGCTCGGTCGAGGTCGCGGTGTTCCCGCCCTTCACCGATCTGCGCACCGTGCAGACGCTGCTCGATGCCGACAAGATCCCGTTCGCCCTCGGCGCGCAGGACCTGTCGGCGCACGACTCGGGCGCGTACACCGGCGAGATCTCGGGGGCGTTCCTGGCCAAGCTCGACGCGAAGTACGTCATCATCGGCCACTCCGAGCGTCGGCAGTACCACGACGAGACGGACGAGGTCGTGGGCTCTAAGGTCAAGGCCGCGCTCAAGCACGGCCTCGTCCCCGTGATCTGCGTCGGCGAGACCAGCGAGGACCTGGAGAAGTTCGGCGCGAGCGCTGTGCCGGTCAGCCAGCTGTCGGTCGCGCTCGAAGGGCTCAAGGCCGACGCCGACATCGTCGTCGCCTACGAGCCCGTCTGGGCGATCGGCTCCGGCCAGGCCGCGACGCCCGAGCAGGCACAGGACGTGTGCGCCAAGCTCCGCGAGGTCATCGGCGAGAAGCTCGGCGCGGACGCGGGAGCGCGCACACGCGTGCTCTACGGCGGGTCGGTGAAGGCCGCGAACATCGCGAGCTTCATGCGCGAGCCCGACGTGGACGGCGCCCTGGTCGGCGGTGCGAGCCTCGTCGTCGACGAGTTCGCCGCGATCATCCGCTACCAGAAGCACGTCGGGGTCTGA
- the rapZ gene encoding RNase adapter RapZ, which translates to MGEATRQDIGEVLIVTGMSGAGRSTAANALEDLDWYVVDNLPPQMLKPLLELTELVGGVLPRVAVVVDVRGRDLFSDLPDAMRALRERRQIRLLFLDASDEVLVRRFEAVRRPHPLQGDGTILDGIRRERARLAAVRESADVIIDTSSFNIHQLATKVADLFSEEGAARHTVTLQSFGFKYGLPPDADIVADMRFLPNPFWDERLRPFTGEAEEVREYVLGQEGAEEFLDAYSAALRPVLEGYQRENKSHSVVAIGCTGGKHRSVVMVRELAQRLASVPGVAVRVTHRDLGRE; encoded by the coding sequence ATGGGCGAGGCGACGCGTCAAGACATCGGAGAAGTGCTGATCGTCACGGGGATGTCGGGTGCCGGCCGGTCTACGGCGGCGAACGCGCTGGAGGATCTCGACTGGTACGTCGTCGACAACCTCCCCCCGCAGATGCTCAAGCCGCTGCTCGAGCTCACCGAGCTCGTAGGCGGAGTGCTGCCCCGGGTCGCCGTCGTGGTCGACGTGCGAGGGCGAGACCTCTTCTCGGACCTCCCCGATGCGATGCGCGCGCTCCGCGAGCGCCGGCAGATCCGGCTGCTGTTCCTGGATGCCTCGGACGAGGTGCTCGTGCGGCGCTTCGAAGCCGTGCGGCGCCCCCACCCGCTCCAGGGCGACGGAACCATCCTCGACGGCATCCGTCGCGAGCGCGCACGCCTCGCGGCCGTCCGCGAGAGCGCCGACGTCATCATCGACACGTCGTCGTTCAACATCCACCAGCTGGCGACGAAGGTCGCCGACCTCTTCAGCGAGGAGGGCGCAGCGCGGCACACCGTGACTCTCCAGAGCTTCGGCTTCAAGTACGGTCTGCCGCCGGACGCCGACATCGTGGCCGACATGCGTTTCCTCCCGAACCCGTTCTGGGACGAGCGGCTCCGCCCGTTCACGGGCGAGGCCGAGGAAGTGCGCGAGTACGTGCTGGGCCAGGAGGGCGCGGAGGAGTTCCTCGACGCGTACAGCGCCGCGCTGCGCCCGGTGCTCGAGGGCTATCAGCGCGAGAACAAGAGCCATTCCGTCGTCGCGATCGGCTGCACCGGCGGGAAGCACCGCTCGGTCGTGATGGTGCGCGAGCTGGCACAGCGCCTCGCGAGCGTGCCCGGCGTCGCCGTCCGCGTGACGCACCGCGACCTCGGGCGCGAGTGA
- the uvrA gene encoding excinuclease ABC subunit UvrA — MPIVPVALPGSMPANSVGGTSGKLSVRGARVHNLKDVDLDIPRDSLVVFTGLSGSGKSSLAFDTIFAEGQRRYVESLSAYARQFLGQVDRPDVDFIEGLSPAVSIDQKSTNRNPRSTVGTITEIHDYMRLLWARIGVPHCPECGEVIQRQTVQQIADQLMELPERTRYQIVAPVVTQKKGEFVDLFKELGAKGYARAIVDGELVQLAEPPALKKSYKHDIAVVVDRLVAAPGILDRVTDSVETALSLAGGVVQVNFVDEEGDAAWQSFSEKLACPNGHPLQLTEIEPRTFSFNAPFGACPACSGLGTRMSVDVELMLGDEDLSIREGVLIPWTTQGKGLFQYYERLLEGLANDLAFSLDTPWRKLPSEVREAVLRGENYKVTVRWKNRYGREMRYSSGFEGVVPYIERQYTQAESDTQRQRWAEYLREVPCPVCDGARLKPEVLAVQVHGHSIADASRLSLGEAREYFAKLTLTEREATIAAQVLREIRLRLDFLIRVGLDYLSLSRAAATLSGGEAQRIRLATQIGSGLTGVLYVLDEPSIGLHQRDNRRLIETLVALRDLGNTLIVVEHDEETIHAADWVVDIGPGAGVNGGEVVHSGPIGELLADPDSITGDYLSGRRSIPTPKKRRKIDKKRQVTVVGARENNLKNVTVDFPLGVLTSVTGVSGSGKSSLVNGILYQVLATRLNGARRVAGKHTRVTGLDNLDKVVHVDQAPIGRTPRSNPATYTGVFDRIRTLFSETPEAKVRGYQPGRFSFNVKGGRCEACSGDGTIKIEMNFLPDVYVDCEVCHGKRYNRDTLAVHYKGKNIAEVLEMPIAEAAEFFEPIQAIHRYLKTLVDVGLGYVRLGQSATTLSGGEAQRVKLATELQRRTNGRSIYVLDEPTTGLHFEDVRKLLEVLNGLVDKGNTVIVIEHNLDVIKSSDWVVDLGPEGGSGGGQVIATGTPEQVARVEDSHTGAFLAEVLGLRAPTHAVTELVEARKAG, encoded by the coding sequence ATCGTCCCTGTCGCCCTGCCCGGAAGCATGCCCGCGAACTCCGTCGGCGGCACCAGCGGAAAGCTCAGCGTCCGCGGTGCCCGCGTGCACAACCTCAAGGACGTCGACCTCGACATCCCGCGCGATTCGCTCGTCGTCTTCACCGGCCTGTCGGGCTCGGGCAAGTCGAGCCTCGCGTTCGACACGATCTTCGCGGAGGGCCAGCGCCGGTACGTCGAGTCGCTGAGCGCCTACGCCCGGCAGTTCCTCGGGCAGGTCGACCGCCCCGACGTCGACTTCATCGAGGGACTGAGCCCCGCGGTGTCGATCGATCAGAAGTCCACGAACCGCAACCCGCGGTCGACCGTCGGCACGATCACCGAGATCCATGACTACATGCGCCTGCTGTGGGCCCGCATCGGCGTGCCCCACTGCCCCGAGTGCGGCGAAGTCATCCAGCGCCAGACGGTGCAGCAGATCGCCGACCAGCTCATGGAGCTGCCCGAGCGCACGCGATACCAGATCGTCGCACCCGTCGTCACGCAGAAGAAGGGCGAGTTCGTCGACCTCTTCAAAGAGCTCGGTGCGAAGGGCTATGCCCGTGCCATCGTCGACGGGGAGCTGGTCCAGCTCGCCGAGCCGCCGGCGCTCAAGAAGAGCTACAAGCACGACATCGCGGTCGTCGTGGACCGCCTGGTCGCGGCACCCGGCATCCTCGACCGCGTCACCGACTCGGTCGAGACCGCGCTCTCGCTCGCAGGCGGGGTCGTGCAGGTCAACTTCGTCGACGAAGAGGGCGATGCCGCGTGGCAGTCGTTCTCCGAGAAGCTCGCATGCCCGAACGGTCACCCGCTGCAGCTGACGGAGATCGAGCCGCGCACGTTCTCGTTCAACGCGCCGTTCGGCGCCTGCCCCGCGTGTTCGGGTCTCGGCACCCGCATGTCTGTGGACGTCGAGCTCATGCTGGGCGACGAGGACCTCTCGATCCGCGAAGGCGTCCTCATCCCGTGGACGACACAGGGCAAGGGGCTCTTCCAGTACTACGAGCGGCTGCTCGAAGGACTCGCGAACGACCTCGCGTTCTCGCTCGACACGCCGTGGAGGAAGCTGCCATCCGAAGTCCGCGAGGCGGTGCTGCGCGGTGAGAACTACAAGGTCACGGTGCGGTGGAAGAATCGCTACGGCCGCGAGATGCGCTATTCCTCGGGCTTCGAGGGCGTCGTGCCCTACATCGAGCGTCAGTACACGCAGGCCGAGTCCGACACGCAGCGCCAGCGCTGGGCGGAGTACCTCCGCGAGGTGCCGTGCCCGGTGTGCGACGGCGCGCGACTCAAGCCCGAGGTGCTGGCCGTGCAGGTTCACGGACATTCCATCGCGGATGCCTCCCGCCTGAGCCTCGGCGAGGCGCGCGAGTACTTCGCCAAGCTGACGCTCACCGAACGCGAGGCGACGATCGCCGCCCAGGTGCTGCGCGAGATCCGCCTGCGGCTGGACTTCCTCATCCGCGTCGGTCTCGACTACCTGAGTCTGAGCCGCGCCGCGGCGACGCTCTCAGGCGGCGAGGCGCAGCGCATCCGGCTCGCGACCCAGATCGGCTCCGGCCTGACCGGCGTGCTGTACGTGCTGGACGAGCCGTCGATCGGCCTGCACCAGCGGGACAACCGCCGTCTCATCGAGACCCTTGTGGCACTGCGCGACCTCGGCAACACCCTGATCGTCGTCGAGCACGACGAGGAGACGATCCACGCCGCGGACTGGGTCGTCGACATCGGTCCGGGCGCCGGCGTCAACGGCGGCGAGGTCGTGCACTCCGGGCCGATCGGCGAGCTCCTCGCGGATCCCGACTCGATCACCGGCGATTACCTGTCGGGCCGGCGCTCAATCCCCACACCGAAGAAGCGCCGCAAGATCGACAAGAAGCGCCAAGTGACCGTCGTCGGCGCGCGCGAGAACAACCTCAAGAACGTGACCGTCGACTTCCCGCTCGGCGTGCTCACCTCGGTGACCGGAGTCAGCGGGTCGGGCAAGTCGTCGCTGGTCAACGGCATCCTTTATCAGGTCCTCGCGACGCGTCTCAACGGTGCCCGCCGAGTAGCCGGCAAGCACACGCGCGTGACGGGACTCGACAACCTCGACAAGGTCGTGCACGTCGACCAGGCGCCGATCGGGCGCACGCCCCGGTCGAACCCGGCGACCTACACCGGCGTCTTCGATCGCATCCGGACGCTGTTCAGCGAGACGCCCGAGGCGAAGGTGCGCGGCTACCAGCCGGGTCGGTTCAGCTTCAACGTCAAGGGCGGTCGCTGCGAGGCGTGCTCGGGCGACGGCACGATCAAGATCGAGATGAACTTCCTCCCCGACGTGTACGTCGACTGCGAGGTCTGCCACGGCAAGCGGTACAATCGCGACACCCTGGCGGTGCACTACAAGGGCAAGAACATCGCCGAGGTGCTCGAGATGCCGATCGCGGAGGCGGCGGAGTTCTTCGAGCCGATCCAAGCCATCCACCGCTACCTGAAGACGCTGGTCGACGTCGGCCTCGGCTACGTGCGGCTCGGTCAGTCCGCCACGACGCTCTCCGGCGGCGAGGCGCAGCGGGTGAAGCTCGCCACCGAGCTGCAGCGGCGCACGAACGGCCGATCGATCTACGTGCTCGACGAGCCGACCACAGGTCTGCACTTCGAAGACGTCCGCAAGCTGCTCGAGGTGCTGAACGGCCTGGTCGACAAGGGCAACACGGTCATCGTCATCGAGCACAACCTCGACGTCATCAAGTCCTCCGACTGGGTGGTCGATCTCGGCCCCGAGGGCGGCTCGGGCGGCGGCCAGGTGATCGCGACAGGTACACCCGAGCAGGTTGCGCGCGTGGAAGACAGCCACACGGGCGCGTTCCTCGCCGAGGTCCTCGGGCTGCGCGCCCCCACGCACGCGGTCACCGAGCTCGTCGAGGCCCGCAAGGCCGGCTGA
- the secG gene encoding preprotein translocase subunit SecG yields MQILEFVLQVLLGITSLLLTLLILLHKGRGGGLSDMFGGGMTSALGSSGLAERNLNRFTVVLALVWFASIVALGLITKFQAV; encoded by the coding sequence GTGCAGATCCTCGAGTTCGTCCTGCAGGTGCTTCTCGGCATCACGAGTCTCCTGCTGACTCTCCTCATCCTGCTCCACAAGGGGCGCGGCGGCGGCCTGTCCGACATGTTCGGCGGCGGCATGACGTCGGCGCTCGGCTCCTCGGGCCTCGCCGAGCGCAACCTCAACCGGTTCACGGTGGTTCTCGCCCTGGTGTGGTTCGCCTCGATCGTCGCGCTCGGCCTGATCACGAAATTCCAGGCCGTCTGA
- a CDS encoding phosphoglycerate kinase — MALRTLSTLGSLAGKRVIVRADLNVPLKDAVITDDGRVRATLPTLNALINQGARVIVCSHLGRPDGAPDAKYSLEPVAQRLSELLGKPVAFARDTVGESAREAVAALEDGDVAIIENLRFNPGETAKDDATRRAFAEELATLGDVLVSDGFGVVHRKQASVYDLAEILPSAAGFLIEKEVDVLDRLTENPERPYTVVLGGSKVSDKLGVIDHLLPRVDRLLIGGGMLFTFLAAQGHKVGSSLLEADQLDTVREYMRRAEESGVELVLPTDVVVASKFGADAEYVVTSADGIEDTAFGASGLGLDIGPETAESFAALVRDSQTVFWNGPMGVFELAPFAAGTKAVAQALTEIDGLSVVGGGDSAAAVRQLGFADDAFGHISTGGGASLEFLEGKKLPGLEVLGWQ; from the coding sequence ATGGCTCTGCGCACCCTCAGCACGCTGGGTTCGCTGGCCGGCAAGCGTGTCATCGTCCGTGCTGACCTCAACGTCCCCCTGAAGGACGCGGTCATCACGGACGATGGCCGTGTACGGGCCACGCTCCCCACGCTCAACGCTCTGATCAACCAGGGCGCCCGCGTCATCGTCTGCTCGCACCTCGGCCGCCCCGACGGCGCCCCCGACGCGAAGTACAGCCTCGAGCCGGTCGCCCAGCGACTTTCGGAGCTCCTCGGCAAGCCGGTCGCGTTCGCGCGCGACACGGTGGGGGAGTCCGCTCGCGAAGCGGTCGCCGCCCTGGAGGACGGTGACGTCGCGATCATCGAGAATCTCCGGTTCAACCCGGGCGAGACCGCCAAGGACGACGCGACCCGTCGCGCGTTCGCGGAGGAGCTCGCCACGCTCGGCGATGTCCTCGTCTCCGACGGGTTCGGCGTGGTGCACCGCAAGCAGGCGTCGGTCTACGACCTCGCCGAGATCCTGCCGTCGGCCGCTGGTTTCCTCATCGAGAAGGAGGTCGACGTCCTCGACCGCCTGACCGAGAACCCGGAGCGTCCGTACACCGTCGTGCTCGGAGGCTCGAAGGTCAGCGACAAGCTGGGCGTCATCGACCACCTGCTGCCGCGCGTCGATCGTCTCCTCATCGGCGGAGGCATGCTGTTCACCTTCCTCGCCGCACAGGGGCACAAGGTCGGCTCGAGCCTCCTCGAGGCCGACCAGCTCGACACCGTGCGCGAGTACATGCGTCGCGCCGAGGAGTCGGGCGTCGAGCTCGTGCTCCCGACCGATGTCGTCGTGGCCTCGAAGTTCGGCGCCGACGCGGAGTACGTCGTCACGAGCGCCGACGGGATCGAAGACACGGCGTTCGGGGCATCCGGTCTCGGACTCGACATCGGCCCCGAGACTGCCGAGAGCTTCGCCGCGCTCGTGCGCGACTCCCAGACGGTGTTCTGGAACGGCCCGATGGGCGTGTTCGAGCTCGCACCGTTCGCCGCGGGCACCAAGGCCGTCGCGCAGGCGCTCACCGAGATCGACGGCCTGTCGGTCGTCGGCGGCGGCGACTCCGCTGCAGCGGTCCGTCAGCTCGGATTCGCCGACGACGCCTTCGGTCACATCTCGACCGGTGGCGGCGCCAGCCTCGAGTTCCTCGAGGGCAAGAAGCTCCCCGGACTGGAGGTCCTCGGATGGCAGTAG
- the gap gene encoding type I glyceraldehyde-3-phosphate dehydrogenase has translation MTVKIGINGFGRIGRNYLRAALAQGADLDIVAVNDLTDNKTLAHLLKYDSILGRLDQEVSYTEDSITVGDKTIKVFEERDPANLPWGELGVDIVIESTGRFTKAVDAAKHIAGGAKKVLISAPATGEDGTFVIGANEETYDPETQNIISNASCTTNCLAPLAKVLNDEFGIVKGLMTTVHAYTADQNLQDGPHSDLRRARAAALNIVPTSTGAAKAIGLVLPELKGKLDGFALRVPVPTGSATDLTVELEREVTVDEIKAAYKAAAEGPLKGILKYTEDEIVSSDIVTDDHSCIFDAGLTRVIGNQVKVVGWYDNEWGYSNRLVDLTEIVASKL, from the coding sequence GTGACTGTCAAGATCGGCATCAACGGCTTCGGCCGAATCGGACGCAACTACCTCCGCGCGGCTCTCGCGCAGGGTGCGGACCTCGACATCGTGGCGGTGAACGACCTCACCGACAACAAGACGCTTGCGCACCTGCTCAAGTACGATTCGATCCTCGGCCGCCTCGACCAGGAGGTCTCGTACACCGAGGACTCGATCACGGTCGGCGACAAGACCATCAAGGTCTTCGAAGAGCGCGACCCCGCCAACCTCCCGTGGGGAGAGCTGGGCGTCGACATCGTCATCGAGTCGACCGGCCGCTTCACCAAGGCCGTCGACGCCGCGAAGCACATCGCAGGCGGTGCCAAGAAGGTCCTGATCTCCGCTCCCGCCACGGGCGAGGACGGCACGTTCGTCATCGGTGCGAACGAAGAGACCTACGACCCCGAGACGCAGAACATCATCTCGAACGCCTCGTGCACCACGAACTGCCTCGCGCCGCTGGCGAAGGTGCTGAACGACGAGTTCGGCATCGTCAAGGGTCTGATGACGACGGTCCACGCCTACACGGCCGACCAGAACCTGCAGGACGGCCCGCACAGCGACCTGCGTCGCGCCCGCGCCGCCGCCCTGAACATCGTCCCCACGTCGACCGGTGCCGCCAAGGCCATCGGCCTCGTGCTGCCGGAGCTCAAGGGCAAGCTCGACGGCTTCGCGCTGCGCGTGCCGGTTCCCACCGGCTCGGCGACCGACCTCACGGTCGAGCTCGAGCGCGAGGTGACCGTCGACGAGATCAAGGCCGCCTACAAGGCCGCTGCCGAGGGGCCGCTCAAGGGCATCCTCAAGTACACCGAGGACGAGATCGTCTCCAGCGACATCGTCACCGACGACCACTCCTGCATCTTCGACGCCGGTCTCACCCGCGTCATCGGCAACCAGGTCAAGGTCGTCGGCTGGTACGACAACGAGTGGGGCTACTCGAACCGCCTCGTCGACCTCACCGAGATCGTCGCCTCGAAGCTCTGA